DNA from Rubrobacter aplysinae:
GCTTTATAAACAGGCTATCGGTATCTGGGTAGTAGCTAATCTCCACGCTGGCTCCTCCTCTGGCGAGTATAGCCCTCATCGAAGAAAGCGTTGAAAAGACCCGTACCATCTTCGGTGACGATCACTCGCAGATAGTAAGCGTATCCCTCTGGACGACCGTAATAACGCCAACGCCCATCAGGTTGCTGAAAACACTCTGTGTAGGCACCTCTCACTATCTGCTCACACAACTCCCTGGTGACACCTTCTCTATCAGGGTTCTCGAGCACCCGCCTGACAAAGTACGAGGTGACTTCCACATGCTAAATGTAGCCTAAGCACGGTTCTCCTTCAATGTAGCTTATGTTTGGTTATTCTGGAGAGGCTGAAAGAAAAGGGGCTATCCGCTTCACGGATAGCCCCTCGGTTGCTTACTTTGTTCGTCCGGGCTACGAGGTAGCCGCAGTCTTCGTGTTGAAGGTCAGGCCGTCCTCGCCGTCTTCGCCGCGGTCGACCTCGATCACGTCACCCTCGTTGAACTCGCCGCCGATGATGCTGCTCGAGAGCGGGTTCTCTATGTAGCGCCGGATGGCGCGGGAGAGCGGGCGCCCGCCGAACTTGGGGTCGTAGCCCTCCTCGGCCAGGAACTCCTTTGCCCGGTCCGTGACCTCGATCTGGATCTGCTGGCTCTCAAGGTGCCTGTTGAGCCTGGCGAGCATGATGTCCACGATCTGCAGCACGTCCTCCTTGGAGAGCGGCTGGAAGACGATCATGTCGTCCACCCGGTTCAGGAACTCGGGCCGGAAGGCCTGCTCCAGGGCGTTGCGGGCCCGGCGCTCCAGGTCTGCGAAGTCCGTACCCTCGCTCTGGGTAAAGCCAAACTGCCGCTCGGAGACCAGGTGCTGGCTGCCGACGTTACTGGTCATGATAATGACCGTGTTCTGGAAGCTGACCGTCCGGCCCTGGGCGTCCGTGAGCCTGCCGTCGTCCAGCACCTGTAGAAGCGTGTTGAACACGTCCGGGTGGGCCTTCTCGATCTCGTCCAAGAGGACGACGCTGTACGGCCGCCGGCGGACCTGCTCGGAGAGCTGCCCGGCCTCCTCGTAGCCGACGTAGCCCGGGGGCGCGCCGACCAGGCGGCTAACCGTGTGCTTCTCCTGGTACTCGCTCATGTCCAGCCGGATCATGGCGTCCTCCTCGCCGAAGAGGTAGCTGGCGAGAGTCCGGGCGAGCTCGGTCTTACCCACGCCGGTCGGACCGAGGAAGATAAAGCTCCCCACCGGACGGTTCGGGTCCTTGATACCGGCCCGCGAGCGCCGAATGGCCTCGGCGACGGACTCCACGGCCCTGTCCTGACCGATAACCCGCTCGTGCAGCACGCCTTCCAGGTTCATCAGCCGCTCGGCTTCTTCCTGGACTATGTTCGTGGCCGGCACGCCGGTCCACTCCTCCAGGATGGAGGCGATGTCCTCGCGCTCCACGCACGGCGCGTTTGTCTCGCGCTGACCGGCCCAGCCCTGCTCATGCTCCTCTAGCTCGACCTTGAGCTGCTCGACGCGCTGCTTGTGCCCGGCGGCCTCCTCGTAGTCCTCGCGGCGCACGGCTTCCTCTTTCTCCTTTTCGAGGTCGGCTATCTCTTCCTCTATGCGCTTTACGTCGACCGGCGGCATGGAGGACCGCATCCTGACCTCTGCGGCGGCCTCGTCGAGGAGATCTATCGCCTTGTCCGGCATGAAGCGGTCCGTGATGTAGCGGTCCGCGAGCTCGGCCGAGGCGTGGATGGCCTCGTCGGAGACGCGCACGCGGTGGTGGGCCTCGTAACGGTCGCGCAGGCCGAAGAGGATCTGGGTCGTCTCCTCAACCGTAGGCTCGTCGACCAGGACGGGCTGGAAGCGGCGCTCGAGCGCCGGGTCCTTCTCTATGTTCTTGCGGTACTCGTCCAGCGTGGTGGCGCCGACGACCTGGAGATCGCCCCTGGCGAGAGCGGGCTTTATGAGGTTCGAGGCGTTTACCGCGCCCTCTGCGCCGCCCGCGCCGACGATGGTGTGCAGCTCGTCGATGAACAGGATGATGTTGCGCTCCTCGGCCTGTATCTCGGCGAGCATCTGCTGCATCCGCTCCTCGAACTCGCCCCGGAACTTGGTCCCGGCCACGAGGTCGCCGACGGCCAGGGACAGCACCCGCTTGCCCTTGAGGGACTCGGGCACGTCCTCGCCGACGACGCGCTGGGCCAGACCCTCGGCCACGGCGGTCTTGCCGACGCCGGCCTCGCCGATGAGCACGGGGTTGTTCTTGGTACGGCGGGAGAGGATACGGATGACGCGCGCTATCTCTTCGGCGCGGCCGATAACCGGGTCGAGCTCGCCGTTATTGGCGCGCTCGGTGAGGTCGGTGCTGACCTGATCCAGGGTCGGCGTCCGGCTCTGACCGCCGTCACCCTGCTGGCCGCCCATGCCGCCTGCTGCGCCGAACCCGGGCTGCTGGCCGCCGGGGAAACCGCCGGTACCGCCCATGCCGCCGGGGCCCATGCCACCGGCTCCCGCGCCGCCGCGCTCCTGCGAGAGGCGGGCGATCTCGCGCTGTATAGCCTCGGCGTCGTTGGCGCCGAACTGCGACAGCACCCTGTACGCGTTGCCGTCGCCCTCGCCGAGCAGCCCGAGCAACAGATGCTCGGTGCCGACGCCCTGGGAGCCCATCTGACGCGCCGCCCCGAACGAGAGCTGGAGGCCGCGCTTGGCACTCGGCGTAAACGTGTACAGCTCGTCGCCGGGCTCGCCGCGGAACTCCTGGAACCGGCTCTGAAGCCCGTCCACGTTCGCCCCGGCGCGCCGCAGGGCCTGGGTCGCCACGTTGTCCCCGGTCACGATCCCGGCGAGGAGGTGATCCGTACCGATTGCCGCCGTCCGGGTCGTACCGGCCGACGCCTCGCGGGCCCGCATCACGGCCTCCCGCGCCTCGTCGTTCAGCGCGTCCAGAACCCCGCCAGAGCTCTGGCTCTGCTGCTGCACGAGGTTCTGGAGCATCTCGAACGGACTACCGCCGCCGGAGCCGCCCCCCGAACCACCGATCATGCCCAACTGCCGGGCGCACTGCTGGCACAGATAAGCCTGCGCGCGCTGATCGCCCTGCTGCCGGAAGACCTGTACGCTCGCCGGCCGTATACCACAATTCTCGCAAACCATTAAGGCTAACGCCTCCTCCTGATATAAAAACCTAAGTCCGTAACGCTCATATTTTATAACCATTCGGGGGAAGATCAAGCGCGGCTTCCGTTACACTTTTCGGCTCTACCCTACCCCAGGCAGAGGAGTTTCAGACCGGCGCGTGTACCTATACGAGGTTTTAAGCGGCCGGCGGTGAGCACCGGTTCGACGGCGCTCCTTGGGGGCAGAGGAACGACATTTTTACACGGTCGCCAACCTCTACTCTCCGATCGAAGTCCCGCCAGAAGATTGGTATGGTCGATAGGTAGGGCGGGAAAGGGGATAGATTCCGACTCTCCCGCCTTACCTACCGGACTCCACGCACCCGGCGCCGTTCCTGCTTAATACACGGCTCGCGTGGTACACAGGCGGGAGAGTCGAGCGTTCTGGTAGGAGAGGAGCTGCATGATGGAGGAGCGAGGTCTGGTAGGCATAGAGGCCCGGGATGCGGGGGGCGAGGAGCTCGGGCGCATCTCGGAGGTCGTTACCGACAAGAGGAGTGGCGAGGTAACGCACGTGATGGTCGAGCGCGATGAGGAGAGCTTCGAGGTGCCTATCGCGCGGCTGGTTCTGGACCCGGAGGCGGACTTCGCCACGGTAGACGCCGAGGCCCCGGACGAGGAGCCCGGCGACCACGCGGGGGAGGAGATCGAGCCGGAAGGCTACGCCCCGTCGGAAGCGCCGCCCGGCGTGGACGACGAGCGGCACGAGGGACAGCTAGTTACTGAGCCGGACGATCCCTCCGAGGCGGAGAGGCCGGAGGAGCTCGCCCGGGAGTCCAGGGAGGCGGACGGCTGGGAAGACGAGGAGTCCACCCCGGCCGACTCGGGCTACCCGCGCACCGACGCGTACATAGACCCGGACACCGGCGAGACCACCGAAGCCTACGCCGAAGCAACGGATGCCGCGGACGCCCGGGGTCTGGAGGAGGCGGTGGCCGGGGTGCTGGAAGACACCGGGCTCCAGGCCGTCTCGATCTCGGACGGTGTCGTGGAGCTCGCGGGAAACGCCCCGGACGGCGCGGAGCTCGACCGTGTGGCGGCCGGGGTCACGGCCCTCGAAGAGGTCTTCGAGGTGGATACCAGCGGGGTGAAGGTAGGGTAACGGTGGGCTGACGGAGCCCCGGACCGGGAACGTCCGCCACACGGAGCGCCCTACGGTCCTGGATGGCCGGCGGCGGAGCAATTATAAGATCGTAGGCTCGGACGGCCCCGGGTGAGGTGCTCCGGGGCGTGACCGGCGTTCTCCGCTTCTCTCCGCCTCTCGTCGCCTCCATGCTGGATGGTCCGGCGGGCTAACCCTCTCCGTGGCGGACGACGGTACGAAGCTCCAGACCGCCGCGCACCTTCTGGGTGAGATCCACGGTCATCCCCCGGGGCTCGCAGGCGGCCACCAGGTCTTCGAGCATGGTCGCGGCGAGGTCTTCGGCGAACGCTCCCTTATCCCGGAAGCCCCAGAGGTAGAGCTTGAGCGCCTTGGATTCCAGCAGGCGTCCGGCGGGCCGATAGCTCAGCCTGAGCACGTAGAAGTCGGGCTGGCCCGTCACCGGGCAGAACGCCGTCAGTTCATCGGTAGAGAACTCGACGACGGCGTCCGAGCCGGGATGATTCCAGGGCACGGTATCGAGTTGCCCGGCCTCTATGGGGCCTCGCGCGTCGCTACCTAACACTCGTCCTCCGGCGTCGCCTCCGGTAGTGTCTTCGGCGGTACCTCCGGCGGCACCCCCGCCACTTTCCGCCCCGACATTTTCGTCCCGCCACATAGAAGCCCTCCGGCAGATAGACAGATGGTGTCATGCGATCCACATAGTGTTAAGGTTCGCTCGTTCCCGCACATTATCTCACCGTAGCGGGGTGTATAGGCGGGATTACCGGGGGGTGATGGTAGATAAGAACGGGAGCAAGAGCGGAAGATGCCGGCGTAGTCTCTTGCTCTGGGTTTACTATTACTTCTCGCCGGGCATTCTGACTTTATAGTAGACTCGTAGAAACCAAAAGGAGGCAATATTGAGTGCGAGCAAGATAGTTTACATGGTGGCCACGCTGATATCCATCCTGATCTCCATATCGCTGTATCGTGCGGAGAGGCGGGATCTCGGGATCTTCGTCGGCCTGTGGGCCCCGACCATCCTGAACCTCGGCCAGACCCTGGTAGACGAGGAGCGGCGCTAGCCGGAGTACGGTAACGGGGCGGCTAGCCCCGTCCAAACTCGCGGAGGAGCTCCGCGAGCGAAATACGCTTCATTATCGGACGGCCGTGCGGGCAGACCATCGGGAACTCGCAGGCCGTCCACTCTTTTATCAGGAGATCCATCTCCTCCCCGGATAGCCGCTCCCCGAACTTGGTAGAACCCTTGCACGCCAGGGCCTTAGCGAGGTCCTCGCCGCCCGCGAGCGCCTCCAGCGCCGCCTGAAACGCCCTTCCGGGCTCCGTGGCCTCCTGCGGGGCCGCCGACAGCCGCACCGTGGTCTCCCCGAAAGGCTCGAACTCGAACCCCAGCGAGTACAGCTCCGCCTCATGGGACCAGGCCTCCGGCGCGAGCTCCGGCGGCAGGCTCACGGCAAGTGGCTCGGGCAGCCGTTCCGGGCTGCGGCGGGGCTCCGCCGAGAGCCGCTCGTACAGGACTCGCTCGTGGACGCCATGCTGGTCCAGCAGCAATAGCTCTTCGCCGTGCTGGGCGAGGATGACGCGGCCCGAGAACTGGCCGATGGCCGAGATGCCGGTATCAGCCGCTTCCTCGTCCGGCGCTGGCCGGCCCTCCTGCTGCAACGAGAGCGCGGCGCGGATGGCCCCGACTACCAGCGGGTAGGCGGAGCGCCCGCCTCTCAGCCGAACCGAACTCTTCGCCGGATGGACGTTCACGTCCACCTCGGCCGGGCCGGGGTCCAGCCGGAGGAAGGCAGCCGGGTGGCGTCCCTTCGGGAGCAGGTCGGCGTAGGCTCGGGCGACCGCCGGGGCGAAGTCGTCGGCTTCCACCCGGCGGCCGTTTACCGTCACGTGCAGGTAGCGGCGCGTCGGAAAGCTACTGGAGAGGGGTGAGATCAGGCCTCCAACCACCGGGTCGTCTAGCGGTATCAGGGCCTTCGCCAGAGGCAGCCCGTGTACCTGGGCGACGCGCTCGCGCAGCGCCTCGTGCCCCTCCCCCCTGGCGGGCGGCAGTGCGAGCACCCCGCGCCCCTCGGAGCGGAGCCAGAACCCGACCTCCGGGCGCGATAGCGCGAGCGACTGCACCGCGAGGGCGATGGCGTTCGCCTCCGAGCGCGGCGTCCCGAGAAACCCGCGCCTGAGAGGGAGGTTCAGGAACAGGTCACGGACCTCGACGGTGGTACCCGGAGTGCGCGCCGCGGGCGTCACCCCGTCCGGGCTCCCCGCGAGCACCCCGACCCGGAACCCGGTACCATTATCCCGGCGGGCGGTCGTAAGGGTCATGGCCGACACGGCCCCGATGGCGTAGAGCGCCTCTCCTCGGAAGCCTAAAGAGTAAAGCCGGGAGAGATCTTCGCCCGTGCGGATCTTGCTCGTGGCGTGCCGGGTAACCGCGAGCGCGGCGTCCTCCTCGAACATCCCCACGCCGTCGTCGTGGACCCGGATCACGTCCGTCCCGCCGCCGGCTATCTCGACCTCGACCCGCGAGGCCCCGGCGTCCAGGGAGTTCTCCACGAGCTCCTTTACCGCCGCGGCGGGACGCTCTATCACCTCCCCGGCAGCTATCCCGCGCGCCACCTCTTCATCGAGCACCCGGACCCGGCCGGCCTCGTCCGTCCCACCGTATCTATCACTGCCGTACCCGGCGCTCTCTTCCCGTATTCGGTAGCCCACGGTCTGTATCATGCGGCCATTCTGTCACGCCGGTTATCCGGCGCGCCACCCGTTACGGCGGAGCCCGGGACGAACAGCCGGTACAATCTGACGATTCCGGCTTGAGAAGTTATGGAGCCGTGAAGCGTTATAGAGAGCATTGGCGGAGGTTTTCGGGTGGCTTACTGGTTTTTCGCACTCTTCGCGGTCGTGGGCGGCGTCGCGCTGGCCATACAGTCCGGCGTGAACTCGACGCTGGGAAAGTACCTGCCACATCCCGTCTACGCCGTCGCGATCTCCTTCGCCATCGGCACGGCGGTGGCCCTCGTCTACGCCGCCGCCGCGAGGGCGGGGATGCCGGATCTCGCGGCCCTGAGCAAGGCTCCCTGGTGGGTGTGGACCGGCGGCGTGCTCGGCGTGGTGTACGTGATGGGCACGGTGGTCGTCGCCCCGAGGCTCGGCGCCGCCGCGCTGATGGGCCTCCTGATGGGAGGGCTGCTCGTGACCTCGCTCGTGCTGGACCACTTCGGGCTCGTCGGCCTACCTATAAAGGAGGTAAACGCCGTGAGGATCACCGGCGCGGCGCTGCTGGTGGTCGGAGCGGTGCTCATTCAGCGTACCTAAGACGGGCGTGGCAAGGCTGAATCAGCCCGCGAAGTTCTGCACGCCCTCGGCCTCCAGGCGGGAGAGGATCTCGCCCGCCCGGTCGGTGACGCTGCGCGGCAGTCCCGCTAGCCGCGCCACGTGGACGCCGTAGGACGAGGACTCCGCGCCAGGCTCGATGCGGTGCAAAAATACGATCTCCTCTCCCACCTCCTCGACGGCGGCCTTGTAGTTTCGGCTTCCGGGGAGGGTGTCCGCGAGCCGGGTAAGCTCGTGGTAGTGGGTGGCGAAAAAGGTTAGCGACTGCACGTCGTCGTGCAGGTACTCGGCTATCGCCCAGGCCAGGCTCATGCCGTCGTAGGTCGAGGTTCCGCGCCCGAGCTCATCCAGTATTACCAGGCTGCGCTCGGTGGCCGCGTTCAGGATGCCCGCCGCCTCGTTCATCTCGACCATGAACGTGGACTCCCCGCTCGCAAGCCGATCCTCCGCTCCGACGCGGGTGAAGATGCGGTCCACGACCCCGATCCGCGCCTCTTCGGCGGGCACGTAGGAGCCGGTCTGGGCGAGCAGCGTTATGAGGGCGACCTGGCGCAGGTACACGGACTTCCCGGCCATGTTCGGGCCGGTCAGGACCTGGAGCCGCGTCTCGCCCTCTATGGCCGTGTCGTTGGGTACGAATGGCTCGGTAAGGCCGTGCTCCACGACCGGGTGCCGCCCGGCGGTTACGTTGATGCCGCGTTCCGGGACGACCTCGGGCCGACAGTAGCGCAGCTCCGCGGCGGTGGCGGCGAAGGAGGCTACGACATCCACCACCGCCACGGCGCGTGCTATGCGTTGTAGCTGCGGCGCGGCCTCTTTCACGGCGGCCCTTATCTCCCCGAGTATCCGCCGCTCCAGCGCCTCGACCTCCTCGCGGGCGCCGAGCATCTTCGACTCGTGCTCCTTGAGCGCCGTGGTTACGTAGCGGGCGGCGTTCTTGAGGGCCTTGCGGTGCTCGTAGTGGTCGGGGACCGCCCCGCCGTCGCGTCCGGGAATCTCTATAAAGTAGCCCTCGCCGTCACGGTAGCCGACCTTAAGACCTTTTAATCCGGTCTTCAGACGCTCCTCGGACTCGAAGCGGGAGAGCCACTCGTGGGCCGTGTCACGGAACCCGCGGGCCTCGTCGAGCTCAGAGGAGTATCCGGCGCGGATGATCTCCCCCTCCTCCTCGCTTATGGCCTGCCCGATGAGCTCTCTCACACCCTCGGGCTCTCCCATCGCCCCGAGGGATCCGTTCAAAAGACCGCTCTTCTCGGACGCCGGCGCGAGCGTCTCCTGCAGGGGCCCGACGGCTTCGAGCGCCTTGCGCAGGGAGATCAGGTCGTTCGGCGAGGCCGAGAGCCGCACGATCCGGGTTGCGATGCGCTCGATGTCCGGGATGCGTCCGAGAAGCTCGCGGGTCTCCTCGCGCAGCATGTAGTCGCCGTGGAGCGCGTCCACCGCCGAAAGCCGTTGCTCGACGTGATCCACCTGTAGCAGCGGCCGCTCCAGCCAGCGCGAGAGCGCCCGCTTACCCATCGGGGTGCGGGTCCGGTCCAGCGTGGAGACAAGGTCTTCGAGGCCGAGGTTGCGCCGCGTGGCCGCGTCGAGCACCATCCCCGAGCCCGGGTCGTAGGGCCTGAACCCGACCACCTGCTCGGGCGGGCTCCCGCCGCGTAGCGAGGCCAGATACTGCAAAAGGGCTCCGGCGGCCCCGACTAGCGCGGGAGCGTCCTCCAGCCCGTAGCCCTTGAGGCTCGTCACGCCGAAGTGCCGTCTCACGGTCTGCTCCCCGGCCGAGGGCTCGAAGGTCCAGCGCGGCGCGGGGCTGATCCTGGCGCGCACGGACGGCAGGTCCTCGGCCAGGGTGCGCTCGGGGACCACGATCTCGCGCGGCGACCAGCGTTCGAGCTCGGCGGGCAGGTCCTCCTCGGCGACCTCGGTGCCGGTAAACTCCCCCGTCGAGGCCTCCGCGACCGCCACCCCGGCGGCCCCGTCACGGACGGAGACGGCGACGATGTAGTTGGACTCCCCGGCGTGCAACACGCCGTCCTCTATGACGGTGCCCGGAGTGAGGATCTGATCTATATCCCGCGTGAACTGCTTTGGCTTCGTCGGGTGCGGCCGTTGCCCGGCGACCGCCACCGAGTGACCCTTGCGCAAGAGCGTGGCGACGTGCTCGTCTAGCGCGTGCTGCGGCACCCCGGCGAGCGGCACCCGGCCCGCCCCCGACGCCTCCTTGGAGGTGAGGCGGATGGACAGCTCGCGCGCGACCTTCTTGGCATCCTCCTCGAAGGTCTCGAAGAAGGTGCCGACCTGGTAGAAGAGCACTGTCTCCGGCGGAATTTGAGCCTTGAGCTCGGCGTAGCGTCCCAGCATGAGCCTATTCTACGGCGCGACCCCGGAGCCGTCAGCCCCGAAAACCCCGGTCCCCGGTTCGCCGGGCCACCTGACGGGCTACCCGCCACGGGCTGCTAGACTTACCGGCATGTCACGAGGAGCGGGGTCAGAGTCGGAGGTAAGGGATCGCCAGAGGTCGGAGTGGGCGGCGGTCGCCCCCGGCTGGCGGCGCAACCGGGAGAAGCTCGGCGTCACCATGAGCCCGATCACCGAGCGGCTCCTGAAGCTCTCCGGTGTGAAACGCGGGGATCACGTCCTGGACATGGCCTGCGGCACCGGAGACCCGGCGTTCACCCTCGCCGAGGCGGTCGGCCCGGAGGGCTCCGTGCTCGGCCTGGACCTCTCCGAAGCGATGGTAGAGGCGGCCAGGTTCTGGGCGGAGAGCCAGGGCGTGGAGAACGTCGAGTTCCGGCTGATAAACAGCGAGCTCGCGCCGGGCGTGGAGCCCCGGAGCTTCGACGCCGCGACCTGCCGCCACGGTCTACAGTTCATGCCCGACCCGATGGCCGCGCTCCAGGAGCTGAGCCAGGCGGTAAAGACGGGCGGCCGGGTGGCGGCGAGCACCTGGACCACGCCGGACCGCAACCCGAACTTCACCCTGCCAAAAGAGATAATCTCCCGCCACGCCGAGCTCCCGGCGGAGGATCCACACGCCCCCGGTCTCTTCGCCATCCCCACACCCGGGGACCTGGAGCTCCTCTTCGAGACAGCCGGTCTCACGGGGATACGCACCGAGGTCTTCCCGACCCCCATAGCCCGCGCCGACAGCGCCGAGTCCTACTGGCGCAGCATAGAGACCGTCGCGGGCCCGCTCGTCGCGCTCCTGAGCTCGCTCACCGAGGAGCAGCGCCAGGCCATCCGCGAGGACGCCATGCGCACCTTGAGAGAGATGTTCCCCGACGGCCCGGTAGAGATAGACGGAGAAGCGGTCGCCGCCGTGGGGATGACCCCAGGCTAAACTTATCGTGGCCTACTTTGGACAAGTGCCCGGCTATCCGCCAGGTTTCCTGTTCGAGAACCGCGCCGAGCTCGCCGACGCAGGCGTACACCGTCACCCACAAGCCGGTATCTGCGGCAGCCAGTATGAGGGAGCCGAGTCTGTAGTCCTATCCGGAGGCTATGAGGACGACGCCGACGAGCGGGATGAAATTCTCTACACTGGTCATGGTGGCCGGAACGAGCAAACCGGCAGACAGATATCGGATCAGCCATTCTCACGAGGCAACCGGGCACTAGCCTACAGTAAGCAGCATGGGCTTCCGGTGCGCGTCATCCGCGGTTCCCGACACGATCATCCAGATTCACCACCCACCGGCTACAGATACGACGGTCTATACCGGGTAGACGACTTCTGGCGTGAAACCGGCAGCTCTGGCTTCCAAGTCTGGCGTTTTAAGCTCCTCAAGCTTCCCGAAAAGCGAGGTTTTGAGGAGGTAATCTCTGAGCCCTCTGCGGCATACCTCCCTGCGCCACGGCGGGAGACGACAACCTCGCGTATGGTACGAGACGCAGGCAAAGCCGAGACTGTAAAACGGATCTACGGCTATCGCTGCCAGATGTGCGGCGAGAGCCTCTTGTGCCTTGCGGGACCCTATGCCGAGGCCGCTCACATACGCCCTCTGGGCGCGCCTCACAATGGTCCCGACGACCTGGATAATCTTCTGTGCCTGTGCCCAAATCATCACGTACTTTTCGACAATGGCGGGGTGGCCATAGCCGAGGACCTCTCGCTCTTGGTAGGAGATACGATAGAG
Protein-coding regions in this window:
- the mutL gene encoding DNA mismatch repair endonuclease MutL, with the translated sequence MIQTVGYRIREESAGYGSDRYGGTDEAGRVRVLDEEVARGIAAGEVIERPAAAVKELVENSLDAGASRVEVEIAGGGTDVIRVHDDGVGMFEEDAALAVTRHATSKIRTGEDLSRLYSLGFRGEALYAIGAVSAMTLTTARRDNGTGFRVGVLAGSPDGVTPAARTPGTTVEVRDLFLNLPLRRGFLGTPRSEANAIALAVQSLALSRPEVGFWLRSEGRGVLALPPARGEGHEALRERVAQVHGLPLAKALIPLDDPVVGGLISPLSSSFPTRRYLHVTVNGRRVEADDFAPAVARAYADLLPKGRHPAAFLRLDPGPAEVDVNVHPAKSSVRLRGGRSAYPLVVGAIRAALSLQQEGRPAPDEEAADTGISAIGQFSGRVILAQHGEELLLLDQHGVHERVLYERLSAEPRRSPERLPEPLAVSLPPELAPEAWSHEAELYSLGFEFEPFGETTVRLSAAPQEATEPGRAFQAALEALAGGEDLAKALACKGSTKFGERLSGEEMDLLIKEWTACEFPMVCPHGRPIMKRISLAELLREFGRG
- a CDS encoding PRC-barrel domain-containing protein, whose product is MMEERGLVGIEARDAGGEELGRISEVVTDKRSGEVTHVMVERDEESFEVPIARLVLDPEADFATVDAEAPDEEPGDHAGEEIEPEGYAPSEAPPGVDDERHEGQLVTEPDDPSEAERPEELARESREADGWEDEESTPADSGYPRTDAYIDPDTGETTEAYAEATDAADARGLEEAVAGVLEDTGLQAVSISDGVVELAGNAPDGAELDRVAAGVTALEEVFEVDTSGVKVG
- a CDS encoding ATP-dependent Clp protease ATP-binding subunit; this encodes MVCENCGIRPASVQVFRQQGDQRAQAYLCQQCARQLGMIGGSGGGSGGGSPFEMLQNLVQQQSQSSGGVLDALNDEAREAVMRAREASAGTTRTAAIGTDHLLAGIVTGDNVATQALRRAGANVDGLQSRFQEFRGEPGDELYTFTPSAKRGLQLSFGAARQMGSQGVGTEHLLLGLLGEGDGNAYRVLSQFGANDAEAIQREIARLSQERGGAGAGGMGPGGMGGTGGFPGGQQPGFGAAGGMGGQQGDGGQSRTPTLDQVSTDLTERANNGELDPVIGRAEEIARVIRILSRRTKNNPVLIGEAGVGKTAVAEGLAQRVVGEDVPESLKGKRVLSLAVGDLVAGTKFRGEFEERMQQMLAEIQAEERNIILFIDELHTIVGAGGAEGAVNASNLIKPALARGDLQVVGATTLDEYRKNIEKDPALERRFQPVLVDEPTVEETTQILFGLRDRYEAHHRVRVSDEAIHASAELADRYITDRFMPDKAIDLLDEAAAEVRMRSSMPPVDVKRIEEEIADLEKEKEEAVRREDYEEAAGHKQRVEQLKVELEEHEQGWAGQRETNAPCVEREDIASILEEWTGVPATNIVQEEAERLMNLEGVLHERVIGQDRAVESVAEAIRRSRAGIKDPNRPVGSFIFLGPTGVGKTELARTLASYLFGEEDAMIRLDMSEYQEKHTVSRLVGAPPGYVGYEEAGQLSEQVRRRPYSVVLLDEIEKAHPDVFNTLLQVLDDGRLTDAQGRTVSFQNTVIIMTSNVGSQHLVSERQFGFTQSEGTDFADLERRARNALEQAFRPEFLNRVDDMIVFQPLSKEDVLQIVDIMLARLNRHLESQQIQIEVTDRAKEFLAEEGYDPKFGGRPLSRAIRRYIENPLSSSIIGGEFNEGDVIEVDRGEDGEDGLTFNTKTAATS
- a CDS encoding YDG/SRA domain-containing protein, whose amino-acid sequence is MPGYPPGFLFENRAELADAGVHRHPQAGICGSQYEGAESVVLSGGYEDDADERDEILYTGHGGRNEQTGRQISDQPFSRGNRALAYSKQHGLPVRVIRGSRHDHPDSPPTGYRYDGLYRVDDFWRETGSSGFQVWRFKLLKLPEKRGFEEVISEPSAAYLPAPRRETTTSRMVRDAGKAETVKRIYGYRCQMCGESLLCLAGPYAEAAHIRPLGAPHNGPDDLDNLLCLCPNHHVLFDNGGVAIAEDLSLLVGDTIEGKLFTKPGYGPSTYHLRYHRRLRSRGRY
- a CDS encoding DMT family transporter; amino-acid sequence: MAYWFFALFAVVGGVALAIQSGVNSTLGKYLPHPVYAVAISFAIGTAVALVYAAAARAGMPDLAALSKAPWWVWTGGVLGVVYVMGTVVVAPRLGAAALMGLLMGGLLVTSLVLDHFGLVGLPIKEVNAVRITGAALLVVGAVLIQRT
- a CDS encoding class I SAM-dependent methyltransferase; translated protein: MSLFYGATPEPSAPKTPVPGSPGHLTGYPPRAARLTGMSRGAGSESEVRDRQRSEWAAVAPGWRRNREKLGVTMSPITERLLKLSGVKRGDHVLDMACGTGDPAFTLAEAVGPEGSVLGLDLSEAMVEAARFWAESQGVENVEFRLINSELAPGVEPRSFDAATCRHGLQFMPDPMAALQELSQAVKTGGRVAASTWTTPDRNPNFTLPKEIISRHAELPAEDPHAPGLFAIPTPGDLELLFETAGLTGIRTEVFPTPIARADSAESYWRSIETVAGPLVALLSSLTEEQRQAIREDAMRTLREMFPDGPVEIDGEAVAAVGMTPG
- the queF gene encoding preQ(1) synthase: MLGSDARGPIEAGQLDTVPWNHPGSDAVVEFSTDELTAFCPVTGQPDFYVLRLSYRPAGRLLESKALKLYLWGFRDKGAFAEDLAATMLEDLVAACEPRGMTVDLTQKVRGGLELRTVVRHGEG
- the mutS gene encoding DNA mismatch repair protein MutS, which gives rise to MLGRYAELKAQIPPETVLFYQVGTFFETFEEDAKKVARELSIRLTSKEASGAGRVPLAGVPQHALDEHVATLLRKGHSVAVAGQRPHPTKPKQFTRDIDQILTPGTVIEDGVLHAGESNYIVAVSVRDGAAGVAVAEASTGEFTGTEVAEEDLPAELERWSPREIVVPERTLAEDLPSVRARISPAPRWTFEPSAGEQTVRRHFGVTSLKGYGLEDAPALVGAAGALLQYLASLRGGSPPEQVVGFRPYDPGSGMVLDAATRRNLGLEDLVSTLDRTRTPMGKRALSRWLERPLLQVDHVEQRLSAVDALHGDYMLREETRELLGRIPDIERIATRIVRLSASPNDLISLRKALEAVGPLQETLAPASEKSGLLNGSLGAMGEPEGVRELIGQAISEEEGEIIRAGYSSELDEARGFRDTAHEWLSRFESEERLKTGLKGLKVGYRDGEGYFIEIPGRDGGAVPDHYEHRKALKNAARYVTTALKEHESKMLGAREEVEALERRILGEIRAAVKEAAPQLQRIARAVAVVDVVASFAATAAELRYCRPEVVPERGINVTAGRHPVVEHGLTEPFVPNDTAIEGETRLQVLTGPNMAGKSVYLRQVALITLLAQTGSYVPAEEARIGVVDRIFTRVGAEDRLASGESTFMVEMNEAAGILNAATERSLVILDELGRGTSTYDGMSLAWAIAEYLHDDVQSLTFFATHYHELTRLADTLPGSRNYKAAVEEVGEEIVFLHRIEPGAESSSYGVHVARLAGLPRSVTDRAGEILSRLEAEGVQNFAG